The following are encoded in a window of Methanofastidiosum sp. genomic DNA:
- the hmgA gene encoding hydroxymethylglutaryl-CoA reductase (NADPH), whose translation MEKEEILNKVLSGEIKIYQIEKFTKTPKEAVEIRREAIQKIKNVTLDYIGRYSLDPDNLFGKNIENMIGAVQVPMGVIGPLRVNGNYAKGDFYVPMATSEGALLASTNRGASVITASGGAITTIFRNGMTRAPVIRLASSRDYYKITEFIDNNFDKIKKEAEKDSRFRKLQKIIPYLVGRNLFLRFVYDTGDSMGMNGVTIGTDAALKMIEDKFPEVKCVSLSGNLCTDKKSSAINLIEGRGKSITAEVVIPLEIVQDKLKTDASTLIDVNYRKNLLGSAQAGSYGFNSHFANMIAAIFLATGQDIAQVVEGSQGFTTVEEDKKGVYFAVTLPSLEVATVGGGTKIETQKEALNILGISGGGKNSGDNSKAFSEICAATVLAGEISLLGALSARHLAKAHIEYGR comes from the coding sequence ATGGAAAAAGAAGAGATTTTGAATAAGGTACTCAGTGGCGAGATAAAAATATACCAAATTGAAAAGTTTACCAAAACTCCCAAGGAAGCAGTTGAGATAAGAAGAGAGGCAATCCAGAAAATAAAGAACGTTACTCTGGATTACATAGGCAGATACTCTCTTGATCCAGATAATCTATTTGGTAAGAACATAGAGAATATGATTGGTGCGGTGCAGGTTCCAATGGGTGTCATAGGGCCTCTAAGAGTCAATGGAAATTATGCAAAAGGTGATTTTTATGTTCCCATGGCAACATCAGAAGGGGCACTTCTTGCAAGTACAAATAGAGGGGCCTCAGTTATTACTGCATCAGGTGGAGCGATAACAACAATATTTAGAAATGGAATGACAAGGGCGCCAGTTATAAGACTCGCATCTTCAAGGGATTATTACAAAATAACTGAATTCATTGATAACAATTTTGATAAAATTAAAAAGGAAGCTGAAAAAGACTCACGATTTAGAAAGCTTCAGAAGATAATCCCATATCTTGTGGGTAGAAACCTCTTCTTGCGATTTGTCTATGATACAGGCGACTCCATGGGCATGAACGGGGTAACGATAGGAACTGACGCCGCATTAAAAATGATTGAGGATAAGTTTCCAGAGGTCAAATGCGTTTCACTCTCAGGCAATCTCTGCACAGATAAAAAATCTTCTGCAATTAATCTTATTGAAGGTAGGGGCAAAAGCATTACCGCTGAAGTCGTGATACCCCTAGAGATAGTCCAGGATAAACTAAAGACCGACGCAAGCACTCTAATTGATGTAAACTATAGAAAGAATCTGCTTGGTTCGGCCCAGGCGGGGTCATACGGATTCAATTCCCATTTTGCAAATATGATCGCTGCAATCTTTTTGGCCACAGGCCAAGACATTGCCCAGGTAGTTGAAGGGAGCCAGGGATTTACAACAGTTGAAGAGGATAAAAAAGGTGTCTACTTTGCAGTCACACTACCATCGCTTGAAGTTGCAACTGTCGGCGGCGGGACTAAAATTGAAACACAAAAAGAAGCACTCAATATACTTGGGATTTCGGGTGGCGGAAAAAATAGCGGTGATAACTCAAAAGCATTCTCAGAGATATGTGCTGCAACAGTTTTAGCTGGTGAGATATCCCTCCTAGGGGCACTTTCAGCAAGACATTTGGCAAAGGCGCATATTGAATATGGCCGATAA
- a CDS encoding ATP-binding protein translates to MNMIDIEENLELLSDLEGVYVGRKKSTFEKYKSKAALYVGKVNETTRQWENYFNKKVLLDSISPHAIFICGMRGSGKSYTLGVIVEEMAMKNDAVGIMIIDPMGIFWSMKQKNKTASEADLLERWGLKPTGIKNVKVFIPVGYVHKAPKETWDDVFKIKPSELRVDDWCLTFDIERFDTMGLLIERVIDKTKSGYTTIDEKHVAGLGDEYDIEDLIKTIENDESISSRGGGFKENTRRALNARLTGAIQWGIFDKNGTKLNDLSKRGQVSVIDVSFLEDNVRALVVGLLSRNILNSRKVIARQEAMGDINIIGNVPVTWLMIDEAHILVPRGGKATAATDSLIEYVRQGRQPGCSIVLATQQPSAIDSRILSQVDLLICHKLVYQDDIKAVLQRMPSEIPNKLSDFRFIRSLPIGSAIIGDKEESTSRAFLLSVRPRISQHEGRERQPMLDIDPELMKTNIKNLILEKYRQKRPLAEMEEVVKIVNQEYKFKFSFEEIIEELRLDGEFDVKEEIKPKPEPKPVVIDIPMIDEEEDLSEEIEFVDEYETEYDPGREAAFKGIKIAPVVSSEIDYVTMKEIAVKNRKKIALKSEEIQEVVPIYYPLVMVLFDYMPKKGSYKSMSCFFDGITGELVIWEGKISRTVGFSEIYKLKKDEKWFLDYLIDRENPTISEIKKDIGFTPRKTHSLISSLEARGLLAYKQDGGNISVKPKIKFKLVKGFEDKKLKKLDISIKSKEISGKVIESLISKNDISNGMETLGNAKIWKTEEVYLPYWLVVYRNSKGRERREVFDAFKGKKDQNIRDIILMRV, encoded by the coding sequence GTGAACATGATTGATATTGAGGAAAACCTGGAACTCCTTTCTGATTTAGAAGGGGTATATGTAGGTAGGAAAAAAAGCACATTTGAGAAATATAAAAGCAAAGCTGCACTCTATGTCGGAAAGGTAAATGAAACTACTAGGCAGTGGGAGAACTATTTCAACAAAAAAGTCCTTCTTGACAGCATTAGCCCGCATGCAATATTCATCTGTGGGATGAGAGGAAGCGGTAAGTCCTATACTCTTGGCGTCATTGTTGAAGAGATGGCCATGAAAAATGATGCCGTTGGTATAATGATTATCGATCCGATGGGGATCTTCTGGAGCATGAAGCAAAAAAACAAAACTGCAAGCGAGGCTGATCTGCTTGAGCGCTGGGGATTAAAGCCTACAGGCATTAAGAATGTTAAGGTCTTTATTCCAGTAGGTTACGTCCACAAGGCGCCAAAAGAGACGTGGGATGATGTCTTTAAAATCAAACCTTCAGAACTCCGAGTTGATGATTGGTGTCTTACCTTTGATATTGAGCGATTTGACACTATGGGCCTCTTAATTGAGCGAGTCATAGATAAAACAAAGTCTGGATACACAACAATTGATGAAAAGCATGTAGCCGGACTTGGCGATGAATATGACATTGAAGATTTGATAAAGACTATCGAAAACGATGAAAGCATATCTTCAAGAGGCGGAGGATTCAAGGAGAACACAAGAAGGGCGTTAAATGCAAGACTTACAGGTGCTATCCAGTGGGGGATATTTGACAAGAATGGAACAAAGCTAAATGACCTGTCAAAAAGGGGGCAAGTTTCAGTCATTGATGTCAGCTTTCTAGAGGACAATGTCCGAGCACTTGTGGTGGGGCTCCTTTCAAGGAACATCTTGAACAGTAGAAAAGTTATCGCAAGACAGGAAGCTATGGGAGACATTAATATCATTGGAAACGTGCCCGTAACGTGGCTTATGATAGATGAGGCCCACATACTTGTGCCGAGAGGAGGAAAGGCCACAGCAGCAACAGATAGCTTGATAGAGTATGTCAGACAGGGAAGGCAGCCAGGATGCTCCATAGTTCTTGCCACACAGCAGCCATCGGCAATCGATTCGAGAATATTGTCCCAGGTAGACCTTCTCATCTGCCATAAACTAGTTTACCAAGACGATATCAAGGCAGTCCTACAGAGGATGCCCTCTGAAATCCCAAATAAACTTTCTGATTTTAGATTCATAAGGTCTCTACCCATAGGGAGTGCAATAATTGGAGACAAGGAAGAGTCGACATCCAGGGCTTTTTTGCTCTCAGTAAGGCCAAGGATAAGTCAGCATGAGGGAAGGGAAAGGCAGCCCATGCTTGATATCGATCCAGAGCTAATGAAGACAAATATTAAGAATCTTATCCTTGAGAAGTATAGGCAGAAGAGACCGCTTGCCGAAATGGAGGAAGTGGTGAAGATAGTAAATCAAGAATACAAGTTCAAGTTCTCATTTGAGGAGATCATAGAAGAGCTAAGACTTGACGGTGAATTTGATGTTAAAGAGGAAATAAAACCGAAGCCTGAACCAAAGCCCGTTGTAATTGATATACCAATGATCGATGAGGAAGAAGATCTCTCGGAAGAAATTGAATTCGTCGATGAATACGAAACTGAATACGATCCGGGCAGAGAAGCTGCATTTAAGGGCATAAAAATAGCACCTGTGGTATCCAGTGAAATTGACTATGTCACAATGAAAGAGATTGCAGTTAAAAATCGGAAAAAGATAGCCCTTAAATCAGAGGAGATACAAGAAGTAGTGCCTATCTACTATCCACTTGTCATGGTGCTTTTTGATTATATGCCAAAGAAGGGCAGTTACAAGAGCATGTCATGCTTTTTTGACGGCATTACAGGTGAGCTTGTCATCTGGGAAGGAAAGATTTCCAGAACTGTAGGATTTTCTGAAATTTACAAACTTAAAAAGGACGAAAAATGGTTTTTGGATTATCTTATTGACAGAGAAAATCCAACAATCTCTGAGATAAAAAAAGATATTGGTTTCACCCCCAGAAAAACACATTCCTTAATCTCGAGTCTTGAGGCAAGAGGGCTCCTTGCGTATAAACAGGACGGCGGAAACATCAGTGTCAAGCCAAAGATTAAATTTAAATTGGTCAAGGGATTTGAGGATAAAAAACTTAAAAAACTGGATATATCCATTAAGAGTAAGGAAATATCTGGAAAAGTAATTGAATCACTTATCTCAAAAAATGACATTTCAAATGGGATGGAAACTCTTGGCAATGCCAAAATCTGGAAAACTGAAGAGGTATACCTTCCTTACTGGCTAGTTGTATACCGAAACTCAAAAGGAAGGGAGAGGCGAGAAGTCTTTGATGCGTTCAAAGGTAAAAAGGATCAGAATATCAGGGACATCATCTTAATGAGGGTATAA
- a CDS encoding methanogenesis marker 3 protein: protein MQVEIDGNKIQAKDGATLNEIFSDNNITYKKGTTIGIIKKETETSSYLDEFLVTTNKGSFVIKIKDSIEGKLFRKISKQFEKKNVRWKTSTLIAIGSVPTTLTPVKEEQTYNPWDVFFTLAGFDNNTTYLVLSKKIQKGSYGTKNPLGKITQGRYVLPLIEEGDEIISIEPVEVFTVEKDFETIKDLSYNLKGGEKIFTHALIELNQNAPMAMEHIFSLTKSGEIGIDDVTESYILSEGLKGFDVENENSNLRKKNAVSVRTEGKNTGAVYIYKKERITTPNHSVSGMITSGSELIEMLKKGDKLAVKTSPQSLSLLGLTQKEAESRLKAEGIKVERTGDTSDEAIIVEQEPPYAAEVLKNKAAKTLGINKNNIIEIELYEDKAPNTVKYFRKITGLINKPIGKLDIQFAHPTVSLVAFEGGTVEAGGLTPENTPTGLSNRGDVGVTNMSRQHKGLIGVRLKEDKAYGPTGEEFDGTNLIGKIDLDKIKIDLNKEKSIYIKEIIK, encoded by the coding sequence ATGCAGGTTGAAATCGATGGCAATAAAATTCAGGCAAAAGATGGGGCAACGTTAAATGAAATTTTCTCAGATAATAATATTACTTACAAAAAAGGGACTACAATTGGGATAATCAAGAAGGAGACTGAGACGTCCTCCTACCTTGATGAATTTCTCGTTACAACAAACAAAGGCTCATTTGTCATCAAGATTAAAGATTCTATCGAAGGAAAGCTCTTCAGGAAAATATCAAAACAGTTTGAAAAGAAGAACGTCAGATGGAAGACTTCAACTCTTATTGCAATAGGCTCAGTTCCTACAACTCTAACTCCTGTAAAAGAAGAACAAACCTATAATCCTTGGGACGTTTTTTTCACACTTGCGGGGTTTGACAACAATACAACATACCTTGTACTCTCTAAAAAGATACAGAAGGGATCTTATGGAACCAAAAATCCCCTTGGAAAAATTACTCAGGGCAGGTATGTTTTGCCATTGATAGAAGAGGGAGATGAGATAATATCAATTGAGCCTGTTGAAGTCTTTACAGTTGAAAAAGACTTCGAAACTATAAAAGACCTTTCATATAATCTAAAGGGCGGGGAAAAGATATTTACCCATGCTTTAATCGAACTTAATCAAAATGCTCCAATGGCAATGGAGCACATATTCTCACTTACTAAGAGTGGCGAGATAGGCATCGACGATGTAACTGAATCATATATCCTTTCAGAGGGATTGAAAGGATTTGACGTTGAAAATGAGAATTCTAACCTAAGAAAGAAGAATGCAGTATCAGTTAGGACTGAAGGGAAAAACACTGGAGCTGTATACATATACAAAAAGGAAAGAATCACAACACCTAATCACTCAGTTAGTGGCATGATTACTTCGGGGTCTGAGCTAATCGAGATGTTAAAAAAAGGAGATAAACTCGCAGTTAAAACTTCTCCTCAAAGCCTCTCACTTCTTGGACTCACACAAAAAGAAGCCGAATCTAGACTAAAGGCAGAAGGCATCAAAGTGGAAAGAACAGGAGACACATCTGATGAGGCAATTATAGTTGAGCAGGAACCCCCATATGCCGCTGAAGTCTTAAAAAATAAAGCTGCAAAAACTCTAGGTATCAATAAAAATAACATTATTGAAATTGAGCTATACGAAGACAAGGCTCCAAACACGGTAAAATACTTCAGGAAGATAACAGGCCTTATCAACAAACCTATCGGTAAACTAGACATTCAATTTGCGCATCCAACTGTGTCGCTTGTCGCATTTGAAGGTGGCACTGTTGAAGCTGGCGGGCTCACTCCTGAAAATACACCTACCGGCCTGTCAAATAGGGGGGATGTTGGCGTCACAAACATGTCTAGGCAGCACAAGGGCCTAATAGGGGTCAGATTAAAGGAAGACAAGGCTTACGGGCCGACAGGCGAGGAGTTTGACGGCACAAACCTCATCGGTAAGATCGACCTCGACAAGATCAAGATTGATTTAAACAAGGAAAAGTCAATATACATAAAGGAAATAATAAAATAA
- a CDS encoding thiolase domain-containing protein, whose protein sequence is MDDNVAVIGVGLGKVGEHWEKSLRDLAIESIWMAFEDSGIDKVDALYVGNMSSGPFIEQEHLGALIADFAGLGPIPAVKVEAACGSGGAAFIEGYMGVKSGMYDYVLVTGVEKMTDVLPSKTTSILANASDRDYEAFHGVSFVALNALVMRRYMHEFNVKREELSIFPVISHKNAPFSKHAMYRKEISLEAVINSPTIADPLTLMDCAPICDGAASVILCSEKKAREFTDTPIIVSGLGLATDTLGVHDRKYMTTLSAAVNASKKAYKMAGVTPKDIDIAEIHDAFSIMSALSLEDMGFAKKGQGTKMALEGQNYIGGELPINLYGGLKARGHPVGATGVYQIGELVYSLRGDGRVDAERGLAENIGGSGATISVCVLERGD, encoded by the coding sequence ATGGACGATAATGTTGCCGTAATTGGAGTTGGGCTTGGAAAAGTTGGAGAGCACTGGGAAAAATCCTTGAGGGATCTTGCAATAGAGTCTATATGGATGGCATTTGAAGACAGTGGTATAGACAAAGTAGATGCACTTTATGTTGGAAACATGTCATCTGGACCTTTCATAGAACAGGAGCACCTTGGCGCATTGATAGCAGATTTCGCTGGGCTTGGCCCAATACCTGCTGTAAAAGTTGAAGCTGCATGTGGGTCAGGAGGAGCCGCTTTCATTGAAGGCTACATGGGTGTAAAGTCAGGAATGTATGATTATGTTCTTGTGACTGGCGTTGAAAAGATGACAGATGTTCTTCCATCAAAAACTACTTCAATTCTTGCCAATGCATCAGACAGAGACTACGAGGCGTTTCACGGTGTTTCTTTTGTAGCACTAAACGCTCTAGTTATGAGGCGCTACATGCACGAGTTCAATGTGAAAAGAGAAGAGCTTTCAATATTTCCTGTAATATCTCACAAGAACGCACCTTTCAGCAAGCATGCCATGTACAGAAAGGAAATATCCCTTGAGGCAGTTATTAATTCTCCTACAATAGCGGATCCCCTTACACTTATGGACTGCGCCCCGATTTGTGATGGTGCAGCTTCAGTGATTCTTTGCTCTGAGAAAAAGGCCAGAGAATTTACAGATACTCCAATCATTGTTTCAGGGCTTGGACTTGCCACTGACACACTAGGAGTTCACGACAGAAAATATATGACCACCCTTTCAGCAGCGGTCAATGCTAGTAAGAAGGCCTACAAAATGGCGGGCGTTACACCCAAGGATATCGATATAGCTGAGATTCATGACGCGTTTTCTATTATGAGCGCCCTATCATTAGAAGATATGGGATTTGCAAAGAAAGGGCAGGGTACAAAAATGGCGTTAGAAGGCCAGAATTATATTGGAGGAGAGCTTCCTATAAATCTCTACGGCGGTCTTAAGGCAAGAGGGCATCCTGTCGGTGCAACAGGCGTATACCAGATAGGGGAGCTTGTTTATAGCCTTAGAGGTGATGGTCGAGTTGACGCCGAAAGAGGATTGGCTGAAAACATAGGCGGCAGCGGAGCCACAATATCTGTATGCGTACTTGAGAGGGGTGATTAA
- a CDS encoding hydroxymethylglutaryl-CoA synthase, whose protein sequence is MKPSKSVGIVGYGAYVPKYRIQNTEIARVWGNDPNLVPIREKSVPGADEDSVTIAIEIARNALMRAEIDPQDLKAVWVGTESKPYAVKPTSTIVAEAIAATPLVNAADWEFACKAGSETVQACIAYVGSDMAKYALGIGVDTAQGAPSDALEYTAAAGGAGYIIGSAKESLAVIDGSLSYVTDTPDFWRRQHEHYPKHGNRFTGEPSYFKHVISCSKALMEELGTKPDDYDYAIFHQPNRKFPLQAAKILGFPKEKVLDGLISPYIGNTYAGSALLGLAAVLDTAKAGDKIFCTSYGSGAGSDSFSLEVTDKLADRKVKAPSVKSYIERREEIDYAHYARYRKKIRM, encoded by the coding sequence ATGAAACCTAGTAAATCTGTAGGTATTGTAGGTTATGGTGCTTATGTTCCAAAATATAGGATACAGAACACGGAAATTGCAAGAGTATGGGGAAACGACCCAAATCTTGTACCAATAAGAGAAAAATCAGTGCCAGGCGCTGATGAAGATTCTGTCACAATAGCCATCGAAATAGCTAGAAATGCCTTAATGAGGGCGGAAATTGATCCACAAGATTTGAAGGCTGTTTGGGTTGGTACTGAATCTAAACCATACGCCGTAAAACCGACTTCTACAATAGTAGCAGAAGCTATTGCAGCAACGCCACTTGTCAACGCTGCCGACTGGGAGTTTGCATGTAAGGCGGGAAGTGAAACAGTCCAGGCATGCATAGCCTATGTTGGCTCAGACATGGCAAAGTACGCTCTCGGTATAGGAGTTGACACTGCTCAAGGGGCTCCAAGTGATGCCCTTGAATACACAGCCGCCGCAGGCGGAGCCGGATATATTATAGGTAGCGCAAAAGAAAGCTTAGCTGTCATTGATGGTTCGCTATCCTATGTTACAGATACGCCTGATTTCTGGAGGAGGCAGCATGAGCATTACCCAAAGCATGGAAACAGGTTCACAGGGGAACCTTCATACTTTAAACATGTTATAAGTTGCTCAAAGGCGCTTATGGAGGAACTTGGGACAAAACCAGACGATTATGATTATGCAATATTCCATCAGCCAAACAGGAAGTTTCCGCTGCAAGCTGCAAAGATACTTGGATTCCCAAAGGAAAAGGTCCTTGACGGTCTGATTTCACCCTATATAGGTAACACCTATGCCGGCTCTGCGCTTTTGGGACTGGCTGCTGTTCTTGATACAGCCAAAGCAGGCGATAAGATTTTTTGCACATCTTATGGGTCTGGGGCTGGAAGCGATTCATTTTCTCTTGAAGTCACAGATAAACTTGCCGATAGGAAAGTTAAGGCCCCTTCAGTTAAATCCTATATTGAAAGAAGGGAAGAGATCGACTATGCACATTATGCAAGGTATAGAAAGAAGATAAGGATGTGA
- a CDS encoding 4Fe-4S binding protein, protein MIHVNTNYCKGCLLCVEYCPKKVYVKSEKLSKKGVFPPEVKFPENCIRCHLCELMCPDFAIIVEDKNDK, encoded by the coding sequence TTGATTCATGTCAACACAAACTACTGCAAAGGGTGTCTTTTGTGTGTGGAATATTGTCCAAAAAAAGTTTACGTTAAATCTGAAAAACTGAGCAAAAAGGGAGTATTTCCTCCTGAAGTGAAGTTTCCTGAAAATTGTATTAGATGCCACTTATGCGAATTGATGTGCCCTGACTTTGCAATTATTGTGGAGGATAAAAATGACAAATGA
- a CDS encoding 2-oxoacid:acceptor oxidoreductase subunit alpha, whose protein sequence is MTNDVIRLLGKKNLFIQGDEAAVYGALIADCRFFAGYPITPATEVAEGMALWMPRLGGVYVQMEDEIASIAAVIGASCTGVKSMTATSGPGFSLMQECIGYACMAEIPCVIVNVQRGGPSTGQPTEAAQGDVMQAMWGTHGDHQLIALAPKSVQETLDLTIEAFNLSEDYRVPVILLLDAEIGHMREKVVLPEITKVKVDERVPATIGPDKYRPYRTGFTRSSKVPEFAPFGSGYRTYVTGLTHDKRGFPVTTSADVHEELVRRLIEKVEDDMDIIWYHEDHFLEDAEIIVISYGTTSRPAASAVKKARKNGIKVGHIRLITIWPFHYQKMKELLRNAHTIIVPEMNLGQMIHPIREAVGKDIRVISAPKIGGAIHTPYEILKFIEEEE, encoded by the coding sequence ATGACAAATGATGTTATTAGGCTTTTAGGTAAAAAAAATCTTTTCATACAGGGTGACGAAGCAGCTGTCTACGGCGCATTAATAGCTGACTGTAGATTCTTTGCAGGCTACCCTATCACACCGGCCACTGAAGTTGCCGAAGGCATGGCACTATGGATGCCAAGACTTGGTGGAGTTTATGTCCAGATGGAAGATGAGATAGCAAGTATTGCTGCCGTGATCGGGGCGTCTTGCACAGGTGTGAAATCCATGACTGCAACAAGCGGACCTGGATTTTCACTGATGCAGGAGTGCATAGGGTATGCATGCATGGCAGAGATACCGTGTGTCATTGTAAATGTACAGAGAGGAGGCCCAAGTACAGGACAACCTACAGAAGCTGCCCAGGGTGATGTGATGCAGGCAATGTGGGGTACACACGGTGACCACCAGTTAATTGCACTTGCACCAAAATCTGTCCAAGAAACTCTTGATCTGACAATTGAAGCATTCAATCTCTCTGAGGACTATAGGGTTCCAGTAATTCTGCTATTGGATGCAGAAATCGGACACATGAGGGAAAAAGTTGTGTTGCCTGAAATCACAAAAGTTAAGGTTGATGAGAGAGTCCCTGCCACAATAGGGCCTGATAAATATAGGCCGTACAGGACAGGATTTACTAGATCATCAAAAGTCCCTGAATTTGCGCCATTTGGCTCTGGTTATAGAACATATGTCACAGGGCTAACGCACGATAAGAGAGGTTTTCCTGTTACCACATCGGCCGATGTACACGAAGAGCTTGTCAGAAGACTGATTGAAAAGGTAGAGGACGATATGGATATTATCTGGTATCATGAAGACCATTTTCTTGAAGATGCCGAAATCATAGTAATTTCTTACGGCACAACTTCGAGACCCGCGGCCAGTGCTGTCAAGAAGGCTAGAAAGAACGGAATAAAAGTTGGGCATATCAGGCTTATAACAATATGGCCCTTCCATTATCAAAAGATGAAAGAGCTTTTGAGAAATGCCCACACGATAATTGTGCCTGAGATGAATCTTGGACAGATGATCCATCCAATCAGAGAAGCTGTTGGAAAGGATATTAGAGTTATATCTGCACCAAAGATTGGTGGTGCAATTCATACTCCATACGAGATACTGAAATTCATTGAGGAGGAGGAATAA
- a CDS encoding Zn-ribbon domain-containing OB-fold protein — protein MDVPRHWREQVRRYRLVGSKCKDCKILSFPYRVVCPKCRSRNSENYQFIGRGKIVSFTNINSPPKEHKYNLPFAVALIELMEGPIITAQITDARAEELEIGMEVEMVTRKIMEYNDNGIICYGYKFRPIVEYAHP, from the coding sequence ATGGACGTTCCAAGGCACTGGAGAGAACAAGTTAGACGGTATAGGCTCGTAGGCTCAAAATGTAAGGATTGCAAAATACTATCGTTTCCTTACAGGGTTGTTTGTCCTAAGTGCAGAAGCAGAAACTCTGAAAATTATCAGTTCATTGGGAGAGGTAAGATTGTCTCTTTCACAAATATAAACAGTCCCCCAAAGGAACACAAGTATAATCTTCCATTTGCGGTGGCACTAATAGAGCTCATGGAAGGGCCTATCATTACTGCCCAGATAACTGATGCCAGGGCAGAAGAGCTTGAGATTGGCATGGAAGTTGAAATGGTAACAAGGAAGATAATGGAATATAACGATAACGGGATAATATGTTATGGCTACAAGTTTAGGCCAATAGTTGAGTACGCCCACCCATGA
- a CDS encoding 2-oxoacid:ferredoxin oxidoreductase subunit beta → MLPTIFCTGCGIGSVMNFSLRAIHDLNIDMNKTVFVSGIGCSSRVPGYIYSDGLHSLHGRAIPYATGVKLANPELKVIVFTGDGDCGAIGGNHFLHAIRRNVDITVISINNFIYGMTGGQVAPTTPLKSKTTTTPYGNIEYPIDLSMMAKVIGAPYVARWTTAHPVQCISSIKKALQKTGFSFVEVLSPCPTSYGRLNKMGTTLDMTKHFKESTINIKIYEKMLAEGKTTDKMVIGELVDIEKEDFNTKYNKFCGELK, encoded by the coding sequence ATGCTTCCTACAATATTCTGCACCGGTTGCGGAATTGGAAGTGTAATGAACTTTTCCCTTCGTGCGATTCATGACCTGAATATTGATATGAATAAGACTGTTTTTGTATCCGGCATAGGATGCTCATCCCGTGTGCCTGGGTACATCTATTCTGACGGCCTTCACTCTTTGCACGGAAGGGCAATACCTTACGCTACAGGTGTAAAGCTTGCAAACCCAGAACTAAAAGTCATAGTATTCACTGGCGATGGGGATTGCGGCGCCATAGGGGGGAATCATTTTCTCCATGCAATTAGGAGGAATGTCGATATTACTGTGATTTCCATCAATAACTTCATCTACGGCATGACCGGGGGTCAAGTCGCACCCACAACGCCTCTGAAATCAAAGACAACAACAACCCCATATGGAAACATAGAATACCCAATAGATCTTTCAATGATGGCAAAGGTCATAGGAGCCCCCTATGTTGCCAGATGGACCACAGCGCACCCCGTTCAATGCATCAGTTCAATCAAAAAAGCCCTTCAAAAAACTGGATTCTCTTTCGTTGAAGTTTTATCCCCATGCCCGACTTCATATGGAAGACTAAACAAGATGGGGACGACTCTTGATATGACAAAACATTTCAAGGAGTCAACTATCAATATTAAGATTTATGAAAAAATGTTGGCTGAGGGAAAAACTACCGATAAAATGGTAATTGGAGAACTTGTAGATATTGAAAAAGAGGACTTTAACACCAAGTATAATAAATTCTGCGGAGAATTAAAATGA